The window ATCGATGCGGACCGCACTCTCCCGGGAAGTCTGGACGTAAAGCACATACCAGTTCCGGCTGAGCCTGCCGGCGATGCGGGAAGCGTAACGCAGCAATGCATCGGCGTTCGGACTGCGGGAGCTCATGCACACCATGACCTGATCCGGGCTGACCGCCTCTTCTTTGCCTTCGGGGACCGTTTTCTCCCGGAAGCGCGTATCGAGCTGCGCCGCCAGTTCGCGCAGCGTCAGCTCTCTTAGCTGCTGCAAGTTGCTGTCTTTGAAAAAGTTCGCCAGAGCCGAATCGATCCGCTCTTCCGGATAGACCCGGCCGGTGCGGATGCGCTGCTGCAGATCCGCAACCGAAACGTCGACATTGACCACCTCATCCGCACCGGTCACGACCCTGTCGGGAATCCGCTCCTTGACTTTGACTCCGGTCGACTTCTCGACGATTTCGTAGAGGCTTTCGAGATGCTGGACGTTCAGGGTCGAAATCACATGGATTCCTGCATCGAGAATATCCTCGACATCCTGGTAACGTTTGGCGTTTCTGGAGCCCGGCGCATTGGTATGAGCAAGTTCGTCAACCAATACGGCCTGCGGATTCCGCCTGATGATGGCAGGAACATCCATCTCGGTGATCTTGATTCCGCGATGCACGATTTCGCGCCGCGGAATCATCTCCAGGTTCCCGATGCATTCGGCGGTCTCCTTCCGGCCGTGGGTCTCCAACAATCCGATCACAACATCCATATGCTCAATATCTCTGAGGCGGCATGCCTCCTTGAGCATCTGGGTGGTTTTGCCGACTCCGGCGCAATACCCGAGATAGATCTTGAGCTTTCCGCGCCGGGAGCTGCGGATCATTTCGAGAAAGTTGTCTGCACGTGTATTCATGACGGAAGAGCCGTTCCCCGGCGGGCCATGTTCCGCGGGAAGGGAGGGAACGGCCCGCCGGAGACGGCGTTTTTCATTATTTCATTTCATCGAGCGCCAGATTCAGCATCAGGACGTTCACGATCGGTTCGTTGCGCATGATGCCGCCGGGATATTCGACCTTGGATTCCACCACCTTCATGAGTTCGGCTTCGCTCATGCCGCGCGCTTTCGCGACGCGGGGCGCCTGAAACTTCGCGGCGGCCAGCGTGATATGCGGGTCGAGCCCGCTGCCGGAGGCGGTCACCATGTCGGCGGGAATCGGATTTTCGGCGGTGGCGCCATACTTTTTTATGAGCTCCTGAGCCCGCTCGGTGATCTTCGGCGAGGTCGGGGTCAGGTTGCTGCCGACCGCTCCGGCACCGTTGTAGTCCGCCGCCGACGGACGGCTGTGGAAGTAGTTATCCCGGGTGAACTCCTGCGCCACCTGGCGGCTGCCGACATACTGGCCGGCGGCGTTCTTCACCAGAGAACCATTGGCGGAGTTCGGTACAAAGACCTGTGCAATGGTCCAGATGACCAGCGTATAGACCACGCAGCAGAGCAGGATGCTCAGCACGGCGGTGCGTATCGCTCCAAAAATATCGGTTGTCAGCTTCATGATTTTCTCCTTTGCTTATCAGAACAGCCCGGTTGCGGCCAGCACC of the Victivallis lenta genome contains:
- a CDS encoding histidine kinase; the encoded protein is MNTRADNFLEMIRSSRRGKLKIYLGYCAGVGKTTQMLKEACRLRDIEHMDVVIGLLETHGRKETAECIGNLEMIPRREIVHRGIKITEMDVPAIIRRNPQAVLVDELAHTNAPGSRNAKRYQDVEDILDAGIHVISTLNVQHLESLYEIVEKSTGVKVKERIPDRVVTGADEVVNVDVSVADLQQRIRTGRVYPEERIDSALANFFKDSNLQQLRELTLRELAAQLDTRFREKTVPEGKEEAVSPDQVMVCMSSRSPNADALLRYASRIAGRLSRNWYVLYVQTSRESAVRIDAATQRHLNNTLELARQLGATIFTYKSDDIVQTILQFAKEHRVGHIIMGPSGRPVPFLQRLCGKRSLLERLTEQNYDFKIVVMEHQSPDHGSSLGLPA
- the kdpC gene encoding potassium-transporting ATPase subunit KdpC, which translates into the protein MKLTTDIFGAIRTAVLSILLCCVVYTLVIWTIAQVFVPNSANGSLVKNAAGQYVGSRQVAQEFTRDNYFHSRPSAADYNGAGAVGSNLTPTSPKITERAQELIKKYGATAENPIPADMVTASGSGLDPHITLAAAKFQAPRVAKARGMSEAELMKVVESKVEYPGGIMRNEPIVNVLMLNLALDEMK